The Synechocystis sp. PCC 6714 genome includes the window GTTTGAGCACATCGCCTATTTGCTGATAAAAGTCCCCCAACGCTTCTTCTTGGCCAATGCGCTTCCCATAGGGAGGATTGCAAATCAGCATCCCTTCTGCGGCTGGCGGTTCAACCTCGGCAAAATCAAGCCATTGCCAATCAATTTTTCCTGCCAACTGGCATTGTTGGGCATTGCTTTTTGCTTCCTGAATTGTCTCCCGATCGCCGTCACTGCCCCACAGGGGAGCAGGAAGAGTATCTTTCTCCTTAGCCCTAGCTTCATCAAGGAGGCACTGCCAGAGGTCTGGATCAAAATCGGGCCATTGTTGGAAACAAAAACCAGGCTGAAATTTACCAGGGGCAATGTTTAAACTCGCCATGGCTGCCTCTAACAGAAAAGTACCGGAGCCACAGAGGGGATCATAAAGGGGTTGCTCAGGGGTCCATTCCGCCATGGCTAACAAAGCAGAAGCGAGGGTTTCCTTGAGGGGGGCCTGACCCATGGCCGGGCGATAACCCCGACGGTGCAAACTAAACCCAGTACTATCCAAACTCAATTGGCAATGGTTTTGGTGAATGTGGGCATTGATGACAATGTCCGGTTGACTAAGGTCAATGCTAGAACGGCGTTGGTGGCGATCGCGCTGTTGATCCACAATGGCATTTTTTACCTGGAGGGCGGTGAAATGGGTATGGTTAAGCTGGGGATTTTTGCCAGTGCAATTAATTTGTAGGGTTTGCTCCGGACTGAGATATTCGTCCCAATCTATTTTTTTGATACTGCGGTGTAAATCCTGGGCGTTAAAAGCTTTAACGGTGGCAATGGGCATCAACACCCGGTAAATTAGGCGAGACCAAAGGTTAATGCGGTATAACAAAGCCCGATCGCCGGTGAAAGCCACCCCTGCAAATTCCGGTTTTACTTGTTCTGCTCCCAATTGGCTCAATTCTTGGGCAGCGATCGTCTCTAATCCCCGGGCCACAGTGGCGAAATAGGGCCTGGTTGTTGCGGAAAGGGAACGGGAATCTGCCATGATCTAAGGGGAAACAGTGGGGAAGTTAGGGACAATATTGGTAGCGAGAGGGAAATACTGATCAGGACTCGAAACCCAGATTGCGAGAGTATTGCAACCTCAAATTAGTTAGCCCCAATCCTGTTACGAAAGATTAAATTTGCAAAATCCCCTCTGGCATCACCGTTAATAATTCCCGCCGTTGCAAACCTTCTTGGTGACAAATGGCATTGGCGGACAGTAAGCCACTGCTGATGGCCCGCTCCATCAAACCACAGGGAAAAGGCATTTTTACCCAATCCCCTGCAAAAAATAGGTTCGCCACTGGAGTTGCGGTTTCCGGGCGATCGCCGTAGCTGTTGGGGGGAAAACCGGAGAAATTTTTCTGGTTAACCAATTCCCGGTGCAACAGGTTGGCCGTAGCCAAGGAAGGGACAATTTCATACAATTCCTGCTCAAAGGTGGCTAGCAAATCCCCTTGGGTGGGAAATTCTTTTTCTTTGTAGCAATAGGCGTGTAACTCCACCACACTGCCCCCGGTGCGCTCGGCCCAGGCGATAAATTGATTTTGGATGCGGTGATAGAGGGTAATACTGTCGGTGAGACGATAGCCGGATAGGGAAGCGAAGTTACTGTGGGGCCAGTCAAAGTCTTGGTCAAACCAGAAGCGAGCCACCGCAAAGGGATCAGCCACTGCTAGATTTTTCACCTGCTGGACAAATTGGGGGTTAACATCTCCATCCAGGCGATCGGCCAGGTTTTTCATACCCACCACGTCCGCTGCCAACACATAATAATCCGCCTTTAACGTTGTCGTCGGTGGTTTATTTTGGGTGCGGGAAACTAACTGTACTTCTTCTCCATTACCCCCCGGTTGAATGGCAAACTTGGCCAAATTTCGCTTAGCCGGGCCCTGGACTACTTTTCCATCGCTGTCATACACGGCGCCGTGGCAGGGACAGACAAATTGACCATTTTCCTGTTTGGCAACGGTGCAACCCTGGTGACTACAGGTGAGGGATAGAGCCTCTTTTCCTTCTGGCTTAGCCCAATAAACCCGATCGCCAGCGCCGTAATAAACATTATCTCCGGGATTAGCCCGGGCCAACAGGTCGTTACGAGTTACTGTGAAAGGCACATCGCTAACTGGATCATCCCCCTGGACATATTGAAGGGATTGGATTTTCCCCTGGTCACAATTAATGGCACTGACGGTGGCTTCGGTGATAATTTCCCCACCGTTAGCTTGAATCGATTGCACCATGGGCATCACCAAACTGGTGACCATATCGTCCTTGGTGCCGTTGAAAGCCAGGCCTTCGGGATTACCGAAAAAGTAGAAATGGAAAAATTGCATCAATTCCCCCGCACTCAAAACATCGGGGGCATTAAGGCTAGATTTAGCAAAGGGCAAAAAGTAGAGATCATATAAGCCCTTGGGAAATCCTTTGGCTACCCAATCGCTCACTGTGATACTGTCTAGCTGATCATAGCTTTTGGGAATCTGGAACCCCGTAATAGCCCGGAATACCTGCCAATGGGATGGCTTGGTTAAATTAATGCCCCAGCGCAGACGATTGGGGGAAGAAATGGTCAGGTCAACAATGTTCCAGGGAAAGGCAGAATGACTGGGACGAAACACCTCCGGCTCGTAGCCTTCTTTAAACACCAGGGAGTAGAAATCCAAAGACCGGAAATTGTCGGCGATCGCCAACTCATTCACAATGCTTTTTAGATTGTAATATTGGGGAAAAAAACCGTGGAAACCGTGCTCCATCTGGAAAGTTTCTTCCCCCACCTGGATGGGCCAACCCGCCACCTTGCCTCCCAAATTCGGGGACTTCTCCAACAGGGTGACCTTAAAACCCCGTTTACTCAGTTCATAGGCCGAAGCTAAACCCGCTAAACCGGCCCCCACCACCACCACCGACTTGGGCTGGGACAAATATTGGGGCAAATCCAGGCGATCGGTGTCGTACCGGGCAGGTTGGGGCTTAGCTAAGCGGGAATAACCAATGGCGCCCCCCAGGGTACCTACCCCTAAAAGTTTTAGCGCAGTGCGACGGGAAACAACGGTGGAATTAGGATTGGGGGATGGTTCAGTCATGCAAAGGGCAGACGGTAAAAGTGAGAGCTAGGGGGGCATTAAATAGTTCAGCCCTGATTCTAATCGCTCTACCCCAAAACTTTCTACCCAAAAATTAATTTTGAATTTAGTGGAGGTGAGCGGTAAACCCTACGCCTTGACCCTTAATTCGGCAGTGGAATGAAGAGGAACACCGACCTTAATTTGTACTTTAGGTCCATTGTCCTGATAACTAACTCAGACAAATTAGGGGCTTGGCAATCAATCGTCGGATTGGATGATTTCGGAGAAGCACTATCAGATTCTACTAAAGTATTGGATCTGGAAAAATATCCAGGGGAACTGAGATAATAGTTAGTGGTGATGGTTTTGCTGCAATCCTAGCCCATCAGTTGTTTTATGCTCGACCTAACAGCAATTATTGATCAGCAAACCAATGGTATCAATTACGATATCACCACGGAAGATTTGATTGTCAAACTTCGAGAGTGGGATAAGCAATATGGCATTGAAATCAGTGAAGTTTCCTTTGACAGTCTCATAGTCCGCTTTGAGAACTTACCGGGGGATTTAGAAGCCCTAGCTCGGGAAATCTATGAGTTTTGCCCTGACGTCATTGACCAGGGGTTTGGCTGTTTTGACGATGCCCTCCCGATGATGATGGCTTCTGGCCAGGAAGTTCCCCCAGAAACCGAGGCTTTGCTGACAGGAGTGGATTGGAATGATCCCGATTTTGGCCTAACCATATTGAAAAATTCTCTACATCAAGACCGAGCAGTTTTCCTGTGGTGGGATTAGGTTCAGTTATTTGGAGGCGATCGCCTGACGGATATGGGGTTAAGGGGTGTTGAAAAAACGAATATTTATAGTATTAGTGTTTTGATTAATGAAGCTTTTTCCTATACAATTACTAAAGTAAGCACTAAAAAATAATGAAATAAAAATGAAGAGAAAATGAAAAAATTATGAATTAATTTGGAGTAAATGATTGACAGAAAAGTTTGATTTTTCTAAAGAGAAACAGCTTAGTTTATGATAAATTGAGCAGTGGTTCACCGTGTCGATATGCCATTGGGCAATTTATGCTAACTGCTTTTACTGCCGGTTTATTGTTGATAACTATCTCGGAATTAGGGGATAAAACTTTTTTTATTGCCATGATTTTAGCCATGCGCTATCCCCGCCGTTGGGTGTTAGTCGGAGTAGTGGGAGCATTGGCCACAATGACCATTTTGTCAGTGTTAATGGGACAAATTCTTACCTTTCTGCCCACTAGATATATCAACTATGCCGAGGTAGCTCTTTTTTTGATTTTTGGCACAAAGTTATTGTGGGATGCTTATTGGATGAAAGCCACGGCAAATCTAGAGGAAATGGAAGATGCGGAAAAAGCCATTGCCTCCGGCGAGAAAAAGCTGAAAATCGTACCCCGGGGATGGGGCATTGTGGTGGAAAGCTTTGCCCTCACCTTTGTAGCGGAATGGGGCGATCGCACTCAAATTGCGACCATTGCTTTGGCGGCGTCCAATAACGCTTGGGGAGTATCGGCAGGGGCCATTCTTGGTCATACCATCTGTGCGGTGATTGCGGTGATGGGAGGAAAATTTGTGGCAGGGCGTATTTCTGAGAAAACAGTGACTTTGATCGGTGGTCTTTTATTTTACTTATTTGCTGCGATTTCCTGGTGGACCAAGGTTGCTTAGGGCTTGGATTCGTTGACCAACCATTACCACTGATGGAATCAAATTCCTCTACCGACCGGAACGATACGGAATGTTAAGATAGGTCGTTGAAGGATTGCTCCCTTCTTGGCAAAAAGTCGAGAGAACGGCGATCGCCAGACCATTAAATTCCCCATTTAGACTGCCCATCGGTTCCCTACCCCAAGTCCCATGTTTAAAACCCTCTTTGGTGATCCCAATACCCGCAAACTGAAAAAGTTTCAGCCCTACGTGGCGGAGGTCAATCTCTACGAAGAGGACATTGAAAAGCTGTCTGACGAAGAGTTGAAGTATAAGACCGTCGAGTTTCGGGGAGCGTTGGATAGGGCCCGCACCGATGCGGAAACAGAGGAAATCTTGGATGAAATTTTACCCGAAGCTTTTGCCGTAGTGCGGGAAGCGGGCAAGCGGGTACTGGGTATGCGTCACTTTGACGTGCAACTGCTGGGGGGCATCATTCTCCACAAAGGGCAAATTGCGGAAATGAAAACCGGGGAAGGGAAAACGTTGGTGGCCACTCTGCCTTCCTATCTGAACGGTTTAACGGGGAAAGGGGTCCATGTGGTGACGGTGAACGATTACTTGGCCCGGCGGGATGCGGAATGGATGGGGCAAATTCATCGCTTTTTGGGCTTGACAGTGGGTCTAGTACAATCTGGTATGACTCCGGAGGAACGGAAAAAGAATTACGCCTGCGACATCACCTACACCACCAACAGCGAACTAGGCTTTGATTATTTGCGGGACAACATGTCCACCGCCATGATTGAAGTAGTACAGCGTCCCTTTAACTACTGCATCATCGACGAAGTAGACTCGATTTTGATTGACGAAGCCCGTACTCCTTTGATTATTTCTGGTCAGGTGGAACGGCCCACGGAAAAATATTTGCAGGCGTCGGACATTGCCGCCCAGCTAGAGCCGGAAATCCATTATGAAGTGGATGAAAAACAGCGTAATGTACTGATGACCGATGAAGGATTTGAGAAGGCGGAACAATTACTAAAAACCACTGATTTGTTTGATAAAAATGATCCCTGGGCCCACTACATTTTCAATGCGATCAAAGCGAAGGAATTATTCCTCAAGGATGTGAACTACATTGTCCGTAATGGGGAAGTGGTAATCGTGGATGAATTCACCGGCCGGATTATGGTGGGACGCCGTTGGAGTGACGGTCTGCACCAGGCGATCGAAGCGAAGGAACGGGTGGAAATTCAAAAAGAAAGTCAGACTTTGGCTACCATTACCTATCAAAATTTCTTTTTGCTTTATCCCAAACTTTCTGGCATGACGGGGACCGCCAAAACGGAAGAAACGGAGTTGGAAAAGGTTTATAACCTCCAGGTGACCATCACCCCCACCAATCGTCCTTCTAGCCGTCAAGATTGGCCCGATGTGGTCTATAAGAACGAGGAAGCGAAATGGAAAGCGGTGGCGTTGGAGTGTGAAGAACTCCATCGGCAGGGTCGTCCCATCCTGGTGGGTACCACCAGCGTGGAAAAATCAGAAGTTATTTCTCGGTTGTTGCAGGCCAGTGGCATTCACCATAACTTGCTCAATGCCCGGCCAGAGAATGTGGAACGGGAATCGGAAATTGTTGCCCAAGCAGGACGTAAGGGGGCGGTGACCATTGCCACCAACATGGCTGGTCGGGGTACGGACATTATTCTGGGGGGGAACTCGGACTATATGGCTCGCCTTAAGGTGCGGGAATATTTGATGCCGAAAATTGTCCGTCCCGAAGATGATGAGTTGGGAGTTGGGGTAACAGGTTGGGTGAGCGGCCGGGAAAAACCCCAGGGCTTTGGCAATCAAAATGGCAAGAAAAAGGTGAAAACCTGGCAGGTATCCCCGGACATTTACCCCACCACCATTAGCCAGGAAACGGAGGAATTGCTCAAAAAAGCAGTGAAGTTTGCGGTGGACCAATACGGACTGCAAAGTTTGACGGAACTGGAAGCGGAAGATAAATTGGCGATCGCCTCGGAGAAGGGTCCCACCGATGATCCGGTCATTCTCAAACTGCGGGAAGTGTACAACCAAATTCGTCGAGAGTACGAAGTATTGACCTCGGCGGAACATAAAGAAGTGGTGGAATTGGGAGGATTACACGTAATTGGTACGGAACGCCATGAATCCCGTCGGGTAGATAACCAACTGCGGGGGCGGGCTGGTCGCCAAGGGGACCCCGGTTCCACTCGCTTTTTCCTGAGCCTGGAAGATAACTTACTCCGCATTTTTGGCGGCGATCGGGTGGCGGGACTGATGAATATGTTCCGGGTGGAAGAAGATATGCCCATCGAGTCGAAAATGCTCACCGGCTCCCTAGAAGGGGCCCAGAAAAAGGTGGAAACCTATTACTACGACATCCGTAAGCAGGTGTTTGAGTATGACGAAGTAATGAATAACCAACGGAAGGCCATCTATGCGGAGCGCCGTCGGGTGCTGGAGGGTTTGGATCTAAAAGAACAGGTATTGGTCTATGCCGAAAAAACCATGGATGAAATTGTCGATGCCTACGTCAATCCGGAATTACCCCCCGAGGAATGGGACGTGGAAAATATGCTTGATAAGGCTAAACAGTTCGTTTATTTGCTCGAAGATCTAACAGTGGAGGATCTGGGGGATATGACCGTGTGGGAAATGAAAACCTTTTTCCACGAAGAAGTCCGCAAAGCCTATGACCTCAAGGAAAACCAGGTGGATAAGGTGCGTCCGGGGCTAATGCGGGAAGCAGAACGGTATTTTATCTTGCAACAGATCGACAATCTCTGGCGGGAACATCTCCAGTCCATGGAGGCTCTCCGGGAGTCCATTGGACTACGGGGTTATGGGCAAAAAGATCCATTGATTGAATACAAGCAGGAAGGTTACGAAATGTTCCTGGAAATGATGATCGACATTCGTCGCAATGTGGTTTATTCCCTCTTCCAGTTCCAACCCCAGCAACAACCCCAAACTGTTTAATAAACCTAGGTTTGCCTATCTAGATGCTATTCAGCCACAGCCGGAATCAGCCACTGGGGCATTTGGAGTGCTAAAAAATCGATTAACTTCTCTGAGGGAATGGGTTGGGCAAAATAATAACCCTGCCCCCCGTCACACCCCAGCCAGTGCAGTTGGGTCAAATGTTTTTCCGTTTCAATGCCCTCAGCAATTACGTCCAATCCTAGGGTGTGGGCTAGGGTAACAATGGTGTGGACAATGGCGGTGTTTTGGTCGTTGGGCTCCATGGCGTTAACAAAGGAGCGGTCAACTTTAAGGGTCGTAATGGGAAAACGGTGTAGATAACTGAGGGAAGAATAGCCAGTGCCAAAATCATCGAGGGAAATTTGAATATTTCTGCGTCGCAGATTCAAGAGTACGTCGGCAGCTAGATCTAAATTGTCAATCAATAAACTTTCTGTAATTTCCAGTTTGAGGTCCTGGGGAGCCAAATTGGTGGTGGCTAGAATTTCGTCCACCGTTTGGATAATTCGCTGATCTCGTAGTTGACGCACGGAAACATTGACACTCACCTGAAGGTAGGGCAGCCGGGGGAAATGCTGCTTCAGTTTCAGTATTTGCTGACTCGCCTCCCAGAGAATCCAGTCCCCCATGGGCACAATCAACCCTGTTTCTTCGGCGATCGCCACAAATTCCCCGGGCAAGAGTAAACCTTCTTCGGGATGTTGCCAGCGCAAAAGGGCTTCCACTCCTTGCAACTGCCCTGTTTTTAGGCACACAATCGGCTGGTAATGTAACCTCAACTCATGGCGATCGATCGCCCGACGCAAATCATTCTCCCGCTGGAGCCTCTGGACAGCATGGTGGTGCATGGTCTGGTTAAAAATGGCATAGCGGCCCTTCCCTGCGGCTTTGGCTCGATACATAGCGGTGTCCGCATCCCGCAAAATATCCTGGGGATGACGGTAGTAGGCATGGTTAAGGGCAATGCCAATGCTGGTATTGGTAAAAATTTCCTGGCCCTTCAGGTTAAAGGGTTTTTGTAGTACGTAGTGAATTCTTTGGGCAATGGCCACCACATCTTCGGGACAGGTGATGTTTTCAATCAACATGGTGAATTCGTCCCCCCCCAACCGAGCCAGGGTATCTTCCGGGCGCAAACATTGACGCAGGCGGTGGGCAATGCCCTGGAGTAGTAAATCTCCGCAGCTGTGCCCCAAACTATCGTTAATAATTTTAAATCCGTCCAAATCCAGGAACAGCACCGCAAAACGAAACTCCTGACGGCGTAAATTCCTTTGTAGAGCATGGCCCAGGCGGTCGAGAAAGAGTAGCCGATTGGGCAAATTAGTTAGGGGATCGTGGTTGGCGTTGTAGTGGAGTTTTTCCGCCGCTGATTTCCGTTCGGTAATGTCGCTGTCAATGCCATCGATGCGGATGGGACGGTCTTGGTTATCCCGCACCAATTGGCTACGGCGAAAGAGCCATCTTTCCTTGCCCGCCGGTTGAATAATACGATACTCCAATTCCGTGTGGCCCTTTTCCATCAGCAATTGCAGATGACATTCCAACAAAGGGCGATCGCCGGGATGGACCCCTTCAAACCAAAAATTCTTACTCTGGTAACAGGTTTGGAGGCACTGACCATAGACAATGGCTGTGGCAGGGTTGAGATAAAGGGTGGCAAAACTGACCGCATCCGCTGACCAAACCACATCTTGGATAGAACCTAAAATGCCTTCTAGGCGTTGCTCACTGGCGGAAAGGGCCTGCTCCACAGATTTCCGGGCGGTGATATCTGTTAACATGACCAACTCGCCCCGATAGTTGCCCCATTCGTCATACCAAGCACTGCGGGACACTAAACCCCAGAGCACACTGCCATCCCTCCGTTGGAGTTGTACATCATAAACCTGGTAATGGTTCGGCAACACGCAACTGGGAAAAGATTGGAGGCATTCCTGATGCTCCTGTTCTGACTCCGGCAAATGGTGGATGGCCAGCACAAAGGCAGTGATGTTTTTATCTAAAATCTCCTGCACCGAATATCCCAACATATCGGCCAACTGTTGGTTAGCAAAGATAGTTTGCTGCTCTTGGTCTAAAATCCAAATGCCCTCGGAAGTCAGCTCTACAATGTGGCGGTATTTTTTCTCACTTTCGGCCAGGGCATGGCGGGCTTGGTATTGTTCTGTAATATCCCGTAGGGAAACCAAAAATGCTTTGCCCTTTTGCCAATGGATGGAAGAAACTCGCATTTCCGCGACCACCAAACTACCGTCGGGGGGAGTGAGGGTAATTTCGGTAACTTGATTGGCCACAAAAGGTATGCCAAAGGGTTGTTGGAGTAGTTCATGCTCCCGCCGTTTAAACATCTCTTTGGCAGCCGGGTTGACAAATTGGATAATTCCCTCTTGATCGACAATTAATAGCCCATCGGTGATGGTGACAATCATGCTACTGAAGAATTCTTCACTGGCCCGTAGCTGTTGCTCTGCTAATTTTTGTTGGGTAACATCGGTTTGAATACCGATGAAATTAACGAGGAAGTTTTGCTGATTATAGATAGGGGAAAGGTATAAATGATTCCAAAAAAATGCGCCATCTTTGCGATAGTTTTTCAGCACTACTTCGCACTCCTGTCCGTGGGCGATCGCCGTGCGGAGTTTTTCTAGTTGTTTATTTTGTTCCCCTTGGCGGTCTTCATTGAGCAGAAAACGACAGTTTTGCCCAATCACTTCCTCCCGATTAAAACCGGTAATAGTTTCAAAGCCTTGGTTAGCATAGACCACCAAATTATCTGAGCCCAGGGCATCGGCGATCAAAATGCCGTTAGAACTGGCATCAATGGCCTGTTGCAACAGCAATAATCTCTCTTCGTACTCCTGGCGGTCGATGGCCGCGGCAAGGATATGGCTAGCCACCGTCAAAAACTCAATTTCTTCCTCAGTAAATTTACGAATAGTCAGACTGTAGACGCCCAAAACCCCAAACGCAGTCCGGGGCCCCGCCACCATTAAATTTATGCCGCTGATAATACCGAGGTTATGTAGTAAAGGAGAAGCTCGAAACTTTTGACTTATCCTTAAATCTAGTTCAATAATAGGCTCATACTCTTCCACCCGGCGATCGCCATTATGTTGAATGGTATAGCCAGCATAGGAACGATTAGTGGCATCAATGGTATAGTTGCCCACCAAAGACTCCTCCCAACCATTCCCGGCGCAGAGCAATAGGGCTGAACGATTTGGCAACAATTCCCAGATGCCGCAATAATCCACCCCTAGAGTGGCACAAATCAACTCTGTAGCTTGGTCAAAAAACTCGTACAAATCCCGGCTCAGCATGCCCCACTGTCCCAAACGGGCTAGGGCTCTCTGTAGACCAGAGGCATGGGACGGGGACGACGGCAATCTCTGTCTATGGTATTGGCTCAGTTCCTGGGCTAATTCTTCCCTGGCCGCCTCCGTTGCTGCTAACCGTCGTTTGAGATGCTCAATTTCCCGTTGTTGTGGATGCTCCAAATTAGTGGCAATCTGTTTTTGTTGATGTTGATGAGTTTGCCCAAGGGTCCAAAAACCATGGGAAAGGGGCGACTCTACCAAGCTTCTCTGTTTAGCAACCCACCAAGGCACCGGAGGAAACTTGAAAAGAGACCAAATATTCATTCAATACATTTGAGCGAAAAAAATCTTCCCCGGGGCCATCATACCTGCGGGGAACATAACTAAATTATAGGTCTTGGCTCCTCCCCCCATGGGGATCAGGGGTGGTTTAGCAACAAATTGTGATGTTTGCTACCAAACATTTAGGGTGAACTAGGAGTCGGTTTTGGGCAGTCCTGGAAAAGCCCCAAGTTTCCCTCCCAAAACTCGGTAATTTGGTTGACATCAGGAGGAGTTTCCCCGAATCCAATCCACCCAGGCTAGGAAGGTTAATCCGGTATCCACTCAGTTGACATCATCCCTTCCGTAAAGTAGAGGCATTCCTAAACCTCACGATTTAGGTTGCTGCTTCGTAGCAACGGCCTCTACTCTCCAGGGGTTTTATCGCCTTACGTTTGCGAGCCAGACTGTCCCCCCAAGCCCTGGGGTTCTTGGGTGTCGATTTTTAACAAAAAGACTGTTATTGGTTGATTCAAGGGATGGACTGCCCATTGCCCCATCCTTTTTTCCCAGTCTACCCATTTGTCTGCGCCGCCAGCTTTACTGGAATCCGCTTGTTAGGTTGTCCGAATCCATCGCCTCGGGGGGGGGGTCCGTCACCACTGCCACCGTATCTCGTCAAGCCGTCCTTTTGGACCCATTCTCTTGATAAATTACAGGGAAGCCACCACTGGAGGATTTTGCTGGGACTTCTGCAGTGCCGCATAGAGACGGTTTAGTGCCCCCAAATAAGCCCGGGCCGAAGCGACGATAATATCGGTATTGGCCGCATAGCCAGTATAAATCACCCCGTTATGGCGCAGACGAACGCTCACTTTCCCCAGAGCATCAATACCTTCGGTGACGGAGGTGACGGAATATTCCAGTAACTCATTGGGTAATTGCACAATTTGATTAATGGCCTTATAAACTGCGTCCACAGGGCCCGTTCCGATCGCCACAGCGGTTTCTTCTTCCCCGGCAGGGGTACGGATGGTTAGGGTGGCGGTGGGCACAGAAGGCTCGCCACAGGAAACCTGTACCCGTTCCAAACGGAAGAGTTCGGGGGGTTGGCGAATTTCATCGTTAACAATGGCCTCTAGATCCCAATCGGTAATTTCTTTGCGTTTATCCGCCACTTCCTTAAAGCGAATAAAGGCGTTATTTAATTCCGTATCGCTCAGGTCAAAACCCAATTCCTTCAAGCGAGTACCGAAGGCATTGCGGCCGGACAGCTTACCCAACACAATTTGGTTATTGGTTAAACCGATGGATTCCGCATCCATAATCTCGTAGGTGAGCTTATTCTTCAGCACCCCATCCTGGTGAATACCGGACTCGTGGGCAAAGGCGTTGGCCCCGACAATGGCCTTATTGGGTTGGACCATCATCCCCGTTAACTCGGACACCAAGCGGGAAGTGGCGTAAATATGCTTGGTGTCAATGTTGGTCAAAGGTTCGGTGGAATCGGCGGGGCGACCTAAAAAGGGGTTGAAATAACTGCGGCGCACATGCAAAGCCATGACCAATTCTTCCAAGGCCGCATTGCCAGCCCGTTCGCCAATGCCATTGATGGTACATTCCAGTTGCCGAGCGCCATTTTTCACCGCTTCCAGGAAATTAGCCACCGCTAAGCCCAAATCATTATGGCCATGGACGGAAATAATTGCCTGGTCAATGTTGGGCACGTTATCGGCAATGCCTTTGAT containing:
- a CDS encoding 2-isopropylmalate synthase is translated as MSSPADRILIFDTTLRDGEQSPGATLTVEEKLSIARALARLGVDIIEAGFPFASPGDFEAVQKIAQTVGTETGPVICGLARATQKDIKAAAEALKPAAKHRIHTFLATSDIHLEHKLKKTRAEVLAIVPEMVSYAKSLVDDIEFSPEDAGRSDPEFLYQVLEVAIAAGATTINIPDTVGYTTPAEYGALIKGIADNVPNIDQAIISVHGHNDLGLAVANFLEAVKNGARQLECTINGIGERAGNAALEELVMALHVRRSYFNPFLGRPADSTEPLTNIDTKHIYATSRLVSELTGMMVQPNKAIVGANAFAHESGIHQDGVLKNKLTYEIMDAESIGLTNNQIVLGKLSGRNAFGTRLKELGFDLSDTELNNAFIRFKEVADKRKEITDWDLEAIVNDEIRQPPELFRLERVQVSCGEPSVPTATLTIRTPAGEEETAVAIGTGPVDAVYKAINQIVQLPNELLEYSVTSVTEGIDALGKVSVRLRHNGVIYTGYAANTDIIVASARAYLGALNRLYAALQKSQQNPPVVASL
- a CDS encoding EAL domain-containing protein, with the translated sequence MNIWSLFKFPPVPWWVAKQRSLVESPLSHGFWTLGQTHQHQQKQIATNLEHPQQREIEHLKRRLAATEAAREELAQELSQYHRQRLPSSPSHASGLQRALARLGQWGMLSRDLYEFFDQATELICATLGVDYCGIWELLPNRSALLLCAGNGWEESLVGNYTIDATNRSYAGYTIQHNGDRRVEEYEPIIELDLRISQKFRASPLLHNLGIISGINLMVAGPRTAFGVLGVYSLTIRKFTEEEIEFLTVASHILAAAIDRQEYEERLLLLQQAIDASSNGILIADALGSDNLVVYANQGFETITGFNREEVIGQNCRFLLNEDRQGEQNKQLEKLRTAIAHGQECEVVLKNYRKDGAFFWNHLYLSPIYNQQNFLVNFIGIQTDVTQQKLAEQQLRASEEFFSSMIVTITDGLLIVDQEGIIQFVNPAAKEMFKRREHELLQQPFGIPFVANQVTEITLTPPDGSLVVAEMRVSSIHWQKGKAFLVSLRDITEQYQARHALAESEKKYRHIVELTSEGIWILDQEQQTIFANQQLADMLGYSVQEILDKNITAFVLAIHHLPESEQEHQECLQSFPSCVLPNHYQVYDVQLQRRDGSVLWGLVSRSAWYDEWGNYRGELVMLTDITARKSVEQALSASEQRLEGILGSIQDVVWSADAVSFATLYLNPATAIVYGQCLQTCYQSKNFWFEGVHPGDRPLLECHLQLLMEKGHTELEYRIIQPAGKERWLFRRSQLVRDNQDRPIRIDGIDSDITERKSAAEKLHYNANHDPLTNLPNRLLFLDRLGHALQRNLRRQEFRFAVLFLDLDGFKIINDSLGHSCGDLLLQGIAHRLRQCLRPEDTLARLGGDEFTMLIENITCPEDVVAIAQRIHYVLQKPFNLKGQEIFTNTSIGIALNHAYYRHPQDILRDADTAMYRAKAAGKGRYAIFNQTMHHHAVQRLQRENDLRRAIDRHELRLHYQPIVCLKTGQLQGVEALLRWQHPEEGLLLPGEFVAIAEETGLIVPMGDWILWEASQQILKLKQHFPRLPYLQVSVNVSVRQLRDQRIIQTVDEILATTNLAPQDLKLEITESLLIDNLDLAADVLLNLRRRNIQISLDDFGTGYSSLSYLHRFPITTLKVDRSFVNAMEPNDQNTAIVHTIVTLAHTLGLDVIAEGIETEKHLTQLHWLGCDGGQGYYFAQPIPSEKLIDFLALQMPQWLIPAVAE